Proteins encoded within one genomic window of Pseudalkalibacillus sp. SCS-8:
- the rnpM gene encoding RNase P modulator RnpM, translating into MKKRKIPMRKCIACQEHKPKKELLRIVRTPEGEVSIDLTGKKSGRGAYICNQVSCLELAQKKNAFQSQLSVPISDEVYEELKGQLEKAKSQ; encoded by the coding sequence ATGAAAAAGCGGAAAATACCGATGCGAAAATGTATTGCTTGTCAAGAACACAAGCCGAAAAAGGAACTGCTTCGCATTGTCCGTACTCCGGAGGGAGAAGTTTCGATCGATCTTACCGGTAAAAAGTCTGGCAGAGGTGCTTATATTTGTAATCAGGTCTCATGTCTGGAATTGGCACAAAAGAAAAATGCATTCCAAAGTCAACTATCCGTTCCGATTTCTGATGAAGTTTATGAAGAGCTGAAGGGTCAGTTGGAGAAAGCGAAAAGCCAATGA
- the rimP gene encoding ribosome maturation factor RimP has product MSQKVTEITEELVTPILESMDLELVDIEYVKEGKNWFLRVYIDSEDGVDIEECGKVSEQLSEELDRVDPISQAYFLEVSSPGVERPLKKESDFQKAIGKHVYVKTYEQIDGQKEFEGTLTSFDGTELKIDIRIKTRTKTITIPYEKVASSRLAVSF; this is encoded by the coding sequence ATGAGTCAGAAGGTGACAGAGATAACAGAAGAACTCGTCACACCCATTCTAGAATCCATGGACCTTGAACTAGTCGATATCGAGTACGTGAAAGAAGGAAAGAACTGGTTTCTAAGGGTTTACATCGATAGTGAAGATGGCGTTGACATCGAAGAGTGCGGTAAAGTCAGTGAGCAACTAAGTGAAGAGCTTGATCGGGTTGATCCGATTTCTCAAGCTTATTTCCTTGAGGTATCTTCACCCGGGGTGGAACGCCCTCTGAAAAAGGAATCAGATTTCCAAAAGGCGATTGGAAAACACGTTTATGTGAAAACGTATGAGCAGATTGATGGCCAGAAAGAATTCGAAGGCACGCTCACGTCCTTTGACGGAACTGAATTGAAGATTGACATACGTATCAAAACGAGGACGAAAACGATTACGATACCGTACGAGAAGGTAGCCAGCTCAAGACTAGCGGTATCATTCTAA
- a CDS encoding DUF503 domain-containing protein, which produces MKEKRSVVKKVIQRLKNQFNVAVAETDHLELWQRFEIGIVTVSKDKQVVESELQQVLKFIDRFEEFEVTSYDIELL; this is translated from the coding sequence TTGAAAGAAAAACGTTCTGTCGTGAAGAAAGTGATTCAACGGCTTAAGAACCAATTCAATGTAGCAGTTGCCGAAACAGATCACCTTGAACTGTGGCAACGGTTCGAGATTGGGATCGTAACCGTTTCAAAGGATAAACAAGTGGTAGAAAGCGAATTGCAGCAGGTGCTGAAATTCATTGATCGCTTTGAAGAATTTGAAGTAACATCTTACGACATCGAACTGTTGTAA
- a CDS encoding PolC-type DNA polymerase III gives MEDLEIRKERLTLLLDQIGFPEEKRSLFEGGYLQRLSIQKEKKKWTFHIVLKSQLPFEAYQLMMTLMKKAFHSIAETDCMIHCSEPNLNPELFGGYWNMCINQLQNQSLPVLDILMDKSPSLEGNKVTVTVSNDAQSMLFQRKLAPALGSTFKKFGFPALMFETKVEQNEEDYQKFVEQREQEDKTKVMAALMEKEKAEKKLENGIREEKLKIGYGIKDEPVQIQSIVDEERKVTLQGYVFDAETRELRSGRTLLTFKITDYTDSILIKMFSRDKEDIPKLQAVQKGMWVKVRGGIQNDTFVRDLVMIANDVEELNPKQKVDEAPEDEKRVELHLHTPMSQMDAVSSTSSLIEQAAKWGHPAVAITDHAVVQSYPEAYSAGKKHGIKILFGLEANLVDDGVPIAYNDQHRNLEEETYIVFDVETTGLSAVYNKIIELAAVKIRGGEVIDKFEAFANPHHPLSPTTIELTGITDDMVENAPEIEEVLKDFHSFIEDGILVAHNASFDMGFLNVGFRKIGLGEAKNPVIDTLELGRFLYPEFKNHRLNTLCKKFDIELTQHHRAIYDAEATGYLLLKMLKDSLEKGITHHDQFNDHMGETGFERTRPSHCILLAKNQEGLKNIYKLVSESHVNYFYRTPRIPRSKLKKHREGVLVGSGCDKGEVFEGMMQKSPEEVEEIARFYDYLEVQPLGNYAHLIEKELVQNELALKEIVTNIVKLGEKLGKPVVATGNVHYLHETDKIYRKILIGSQGNANPLNRQKHPDVHFRTTNEMLDEFSFLDNETAKKIVVENTQAIADQIEEVKPIPDDLYTPKIEGADDEIRNMSYERARSIYGEELPKLVEDRLEKELKSIIGHGFAVIYLISHKLVKKSLNDGYLVGSRGSVGSSFVATMTEITEVNPLPPHYVCPSCKKSIFFDDGSVGSGFDLPDKDCETCGVPYTKDGHDIPFETFLGFKGDKVPDIDLNFSGEYQPRAHNYTKELFGEDYVYRAGTIGTVAEKTAYGYVKGYASDYDIHYRGAEIDRLVSGCTGVKRTSGQHPGGIIVVPDYMDIFDFCPIQYPADDKNSEWKTTHFDFHSIHDNLLKLDILGHDDPTVIRMLQDLSGIDPKTIPTDDAEVMKLFSGTESLGVTEEQILCKTGTYGIPEFGTRFVRQMLEDTKPSTFSELVQISGLSHGTDVWLNNANELIANGTCELKDVIGCRDDIMVYLIYKGLEPSLAFKIMEFVRKGRGLQDEWIEEMKKHDVPDWYIESCKKIKYMFPKAHAAAYVLMAVRIAYFKVHHPILFYAAYFTVRADDFDLETMIRGSMSIKNRIEEINQKGLEASPKEKSLMTVLELALEMCERGFKFQKVDLYRSSASEFIVDGDTLIPPFNAIPGLGTNAAINIVKARENGEFLSKEDLQQRSKISKTVLQYLEDQGCLEGLPDANQLSLF, from the coding sequence ATGGAAGATCTTGAAATCCGGAAAGAACGTCTGACACTTTTGTTAGACCAGATCGGATTCCCTGAAGAGAAAAGGTCCTTATTTGAAGGTGGCTATTTACAACGACTGAGCATTCAGAAAGAGAAAAAGAAATGGACGTTTCACATTGTCTTGAAATCGCAGCTGCCATTTGAAGCATATCAGTTAATGATGACTTTAATGAAGAAAGCATTCCATTCCATTGCTGAAACGGATTGTATGATTCATTGTAGTGAACCAAACCTCAATCCTGAGCTTTTTGGCGGGTACTGGAATATGTGTATCAATCAGCTCCAGAACCAGTCACTTCCTGTACTGGATATCTTGATGGATAAGTCGCCTTCCTTGGAAGGAAACAAAGTCACCGTAACTGTCTCAAACGATGCACAATCGATGCTGTTTCAACGTAAGCTCGCACCTGCACTCGGTTCCACCTTCAAGAAATTCGGTTTTCCTGCTCTTATGTTTGAAACCAAAGTGGAACAGAACGAAGAAGACTATCAAAAATTTGTCGAGCAGCGTGAACAGGAAGACAAGACCAAAGTGATGGCCGCTTTGATGGAGAAAGAAAAAGCAGAGAAGAAGCTTGAAAATGGAATTCGTGAAGAGAAGCTTAAAATTGGATATGGCATAAAAGATGAACCCGTACAGATCCAATCAATCGTTGATGAGGAACGGAAAGTGACACTTCAAGGCTATGTGTTCGACGCAGAGACACGTGAGCTGCGAAGCGGACGGACATTACTGACGTTCAAGATTACGGACTATACGGATTCAATCTTAATTAAAATGTTTTCGCGTGATAAGGAAGATATCCCTAAGCTCCAAGCCGTGCAAAAAGGCATGTGGGTCAAGGTGCGCGGTGGAATTCAAAACGATACATTCGTCCGTGACCTTGTCATGATTGCAAATGATGTTGAGGAATTGAATCCGAAACAAAAAGTGGATGAAGCACCTGAAGATGAAAAACGTGTTGAATTACACCTGCACACACCAATGAGTCAAATGGATGCTGTCAGTTCCACCTCTTCATTGATTGAACAAGCAGCGAAGTGGGGGCATCCCGCTGTCGCGATTACCGATCATGCTGTAGTCCAATCCTATCCTGAAGCTTATTCAGCTGGGAAGAAGCACGGAATTAAAATATTGTTCGGACTGGAAGCGAACCTTGTCGATGACGGTGTCCCGATCGCCTATAACGACCAACACAGGAATCTTGAAGAGGAAACGTACATTGTATTTGACGTCGAAACGACAGGTTTGTCTGCGGTCTACAACAAAATCATCGAGCTGGCCGCAGTGAAAATCAGAGGTGGAGAGGTGATCGATAAGTTCGAAGCATTCGCTAATCCTCATCACCCATTATCGCCAACAACGATCGAATTGACAGGAATCACCGACGACATGGTTGAAAATGCTCCTGAGATCGAAGAGGTCCTTAAGGATTTTCATTCATTCATTGAAGATGGAATTCTGGTTGCCCACAATGCAAGCTTCGATATGGGGTTCTTGAATGTAGGTTTCCGAAAGATCGGTTTAGGCGAAGCGAAAAACCCGGTGATTGATACGCTTGAGTTGGGAAGATTCCTTTATCCTGAATTCAAAAACCATAGGCTGAATACGTTGTGTAAAAAGTTTGACATCGAGCTGACGCAGCACCATAGAGCGATTTACGATGCCGAGGCCACTGGGTATCTACTGTTGAAAATGCTGAAGGACAGTTTAGAGAAGGGGATCACCCACCATGATCAATTCAATGATCATATGGGTGAAACCGGGTTCGAACGAACAAGACCGTCCCATTGTATCCTCCTGGCTAAGAATCAGGAGGGTTTGAAGAACATTTATAAATTGGTCAGTGAATCACATGTCAACTACTTTTACCGTACACCACGAATTCCTCGGTCAAAACTTAAAAAGCATCGGGAAGGTGTTCTCGTAGGATCAGGTTGTGATAAAGGAGAAGTCTTTGAAGGGATGATGCAGAAATCTCCTGAAGAAGTCGAAGAGATTGCAAGATTTTATGATTATCTGGAAGTTCAGCCTTTAGGCAATTATGCCCATCTGATCGAAAAAGAGCTTGTACAAAATGAGCTTGCATTAAAAGAGATCGTCACAAATATCGTGAAGCTCGGTGAGAAATTAGGTAAGCCCGTTGTGGCTACAGGCAACGTCCATTACTTGCATGAGACTGATAAAATCTATCGTAAAATCCTGATCGGAAGCCAGGGGAATGCTAATCCGTTGAATCGCCAAAAACATCCCGACGTCCATTTCCGTACAACGAATGAAATGCTGGATGAGTTTTCATTCCTCGATAACGAGACGGCAAAAAAGATCGTCGTCGAAAACACGCAGGCGATTGCTGACCAGATCGAAGAAGTAAAACCGATTCCGGATGATCTATATACCCCGAAGATTGAAGGGGCAGATGATGAAATTCGTAACATGAGTTATGAACGGGCAAGGAGCATCTATGGGGAAGAGCTCCCTAAGCTTGTTGAGGATCGACTGGAAAAAGAACTCAAGAGTATCATTGGTCACGGATTCGCAGTCATTTATTTGATTTCACATAAACTCGTCAAGAAGTCTTTGAATGATGGCTATCTTGTCGGCTCCCGTGGATCTGTCGGGTCCTCATTCGTTGCAACGATGACGGAAATTACGGAAGTGAATCCATTACCTCCACATTACGTCTGCCCATCCTGTAAAAAGTCGATCTTCTTCGATGATGGCTCAGTAGGATCTGGGTTCGACCTTCCGGATAAAGATTGTGAAACTTGTGGCGTTCCTTATACGAAAGACGGACATGATATCCCGTTTGAAACCTTCCTTGGATTCAAAGGAGATAAAGTTCCGGATATTGACTTGAACTTCTCTGGGGAGTACCAGCCTCGGGCCCATAATTATACGAAAGAATTGTTCGGTGAGGATTATGTCTACCGTGCAGGAACGATAGGTACAGTTGCTGAGAAAACAGCTTATGGTTATGTGAAGGGATATGCTTCGGATTACGACATCCATTACAGGGGTGCAGAGATTGACCGGCTTGTAAGTGGTTGTACAGGCGTAAAACGGACGTCAGGACAGCATCCTGGCGGAATCATCGTTGTTCCTGACTATATGGATATATTTGATTTCTGTCCGATTCAATATCCTGCTGATGATAAGAACTCGGAATGGAAGACTACCCATTTTGATTTCCACTCCATTCATGATAATTTATTGAAGCTGGACATACTCGGGCACGATGATCCTACGGTCATCCGGATGCTGCAAGATCTTTCCGGCATTGATCCAAAGACAATCCCGACAGATGACGCAGAGGTCATGAAATTGTTCAGCGGTACAGAATCACTAGGCGTGACTGAAGAACAAATCCTTTGTAAGACAGGAACCTACGGTATACCTGAGTTTGGAACTAGATTCGTACGTCAAATGCTCGAAGATACGAAACCTAGCACTTTTTCAGAATTGGTTCAGATTTCGGGTCTGTCACATGGGACGGATGTTTGGTTGAACAATGCAAATGAGTTGATTGCCAACGGAACCTGTGAACTGAAAGACGTAATCGGTTGTCGTGACGATATCATGGTGTACTTGATCTATAAAGGATTGGAACCGTCTCTTGCGTTTAAGATCATGGAATTTGTCAGAAAGGGAAGAGGACTTCAGGACGAGTGGATCGAGGAAATGAAGAAGCACGATGTACCGGATTGGTATATCGAATCCTGCAAAAAGATCAAATACATGTTCCCGAAAGCCCACGCTGCGGCCTATGTATTGATGGCTGTCCGTATTGCCTATTTCAAGGTCCATCATCCGATCTTGTTCTATGCTGCTTACTTTACGGTAAGGGCTGATGATTTTGATCTTGAAACGATGATTAGAGGATCGATGTCAATTAAAAACCGGATTGAAGAGATCAATCAAAAAGGATTGGAAGCTTCACCGAAGGAAAAGAGTTTGATGACTGTACTTGAATTGGCATTAGAGATGTGCGAACGCGGATTCAAGTTCCAAAAAGTCGACCTGTACAGATCGTCAGCATCAGAATTCATCGTAGATGGGGATACACTCATCCCACCATTCAACGCAATCCCTGGATTGGGGACAAACGCTGCAATCAACATCGTAAAAGCACGCGAAAACGGGGAATTCCTATCCAAGGAAGATTTGCAACAACGAAGTAAGATTTCGAAGACTGTGCTTCAATATCTTGAAGATCAAGGGTGCCTCGAAGGTCTTCCAGATGCAAATCAGTTATCCCTCTTCTAG
- a CDS encoding proline--tRNA ligase has protein sequence MRQSKFYIPTLREVPADAEAKSHQLLVRAGFIRQSVSGVYSFLPLGRRVLRKLETIIREEMDGIGSQEVLMPALQPSELWEESGRWRTYGPELMRLNDRHDRTFALGATHEELITSLLRDEVKSYKRLPMVLYQIQGKFRDEKRPRFGLLRGREFIMKDAYSFDMDEDGLDQNYDEIFKAYQNVFKRCGLDFRAVIADSGAMGGKDTHEFMVLAEIGEDTIAYSNESDYAANVEMAPVKISYTKKEEEQKDLSKVHTPDRKTIKDVADYLNVSSEDCIKSLLWMVDDRPVLVLSRGDHEINDIKVKNVMDAETVELATEEQTKEILGCETGYIGPIDVPESVTVIADYAVTSVVNGVCGANEREMHFENVNPERDFTVDRYEDLRFIQEGDPSPDGQGTIVFARGIEVGHVFKLGTRYSEALGATILDKNGKSSPIVMGSYGIGVSRTMAAVVEQLHDENGILWPTSLAPFDAHLICVNPKNASQSEKAEALYNDLKSQGFDVLYDDRKERAGVKFTDADLIGLPIQIIVGKRADEGIVEVKERKTGEKEEMSIDEVNAFLRTFFSNR, from the coding sequence GTGAGACAAAGCAAGTTTTATATACCAACTCTTAGAGAAGTACCAGCAGATGCAGAAGCAAAAAGCCACCAGCTACTCGTCAGGGCGGGGTTCATCCGCCAAAGTGTATCTGGTGTCTATTCTTTCTTACCGCTTGGTAGGAGAGTGCTTAGGAAGCTTGAAACCATCATCCGTGAAGAAATGGATGGAATCGGATCGCAGGAAGTCTTGATGCCCGCGCTTCAACCATCTGAGCTTTGGGAAGAATCAGGAAGATGGCGTACATATGGTCCTGAACTCATGCGTTTGAATGACAGGCATGACCGCACATTTGCATTAGGTGCTACCCACGAGGAATTGATTACAAGTTTGCTTCGAGATGAAGTCAAATCGTACAAGCGCTTACCAATGGTCCTCTATCAAATCCAGGGGAAATTCAGAGATGAAAAGCGACCAAGGTTCGGGCTGCTAAGAGGCCGTGAATTCATCATGAAGGATGCCTATTCATTCGATATGGATGAAGATGGCCTCGATCAGAATTATGATGAAATCTTCAAAGCCTATCAAAATGTTTTCAAGCGTTGTGGACTTGACTTCCGTGCGGTCATCGCTGATTCAGGTGCGATGGGTGGAAAAGATACGCATGAATTCATGGTATTAGCTGAAATTGGTGAGGATACGATCGCTTATTCAAATGAATCTGATTATGCAGCTAACGTCGAGATGGCTCCGGTGAAGATCAGCTATACGAAGAAAGAAGAAGAACAGAAGGATCTTTCAAAAGTACACACGCCTGACAGAAAAACGATAAAAGATGTAGCCGACTATTTAAATGTTTCTTCGGAGGATTGCATCAAATCCCTCCTTTGGATGGTGGATGACCGACCAGTACTCGTTCTTTCACGAGGCGATCATGAAATCAATGATATAAAAGTGAAGAATGTAATGGATGCTGAAACGGTTGAATTGGCAACGGAAGAACAGACAAAAGAAATCCTCGGTTGTGAAACGGGTTATATCGGACCGATCGATGTACCTGAAAGTGTGACCGTCATTGCAGATTATGCTGTTACGTCTGTGGTCAACGGCGTTTGCGGTGCGAATGAGCGGGAAATGCATTTCGAAAACGTAAATCCAGAAAGAGACTTTACCGTTGATCGATATGAAGATTTACGGTTCATCCAAGAAGGAGATCCTTCTCCGGATGGTCAAGGCACGATCGTCTTTGCGAGAGGTATCGAAGTCGGACATGTCTTCAAGCTGGGTACACGATACAGTGAAGCGTTAGGAGCGACGATCCTCGATAAAAATGGTAAATCATCACCAATCGTCATGGGCTCCTATGGAATAGGTGTATCAAGGACCATGGCAGCTGTCGTTGAACAATTGCATGATGAGAATGGGATTCTTTGGCCGACTTCATTAGCGCCATTCGATGCCCACTTGATTTGCGTGAATCCTAAGAATGCCAGCCAGTCCGAAAAAGCTGAGGCGCTTTATAACGATTTGAAATCTCAAGGTTTTGATGTGTTATATGATGATCGTAAAGAAAGAGCGGGTGTGAAATTCACAGATGCAGATCTCATCGGATTACCGATCCAGATTATCGTAGGAAAACGGGCTGATGAAGGGATTGTAGAAGTAAAAGAACGTAAGACCGGAGAAAAAGAAGAAATGTCAATTGATGAAGTCAATGCATTTCTAAGAACGTTTTTCAGTAATAGATAA
- the nusA gene encoding transcription termination factor NusA produces MSDLMDALTVLEKEKGISKDVIVEAIEAALISAYKRNFHQAQNVRVDFNQDTGSVKVFARKNVVEEIEDSRLEISVDQAKEMNPQYEAGDVVELEVTPKDFGRIAAQTAKQVVTQRVREAERGIIYSEFIDREEDIITGVVQRQDHRFMYVDLGRVEALLPTSEQIQSESYKTNDRIKVFITKVEKTTKGPQIMVSRTHPGLLKRLFELEVPEIYDGTVEIKSISREAGDRSKISVHAEDPEVDPVGSCVGPRGQRVQTIVNELHGEKIDIVRWSNDPVEYVANALSPSKVLEVQVNEEEKMTRVIVPDYQLSLAIGKRGQNARLAAKLTGWKIDIKSESEAVEQGLYDPNQQPAEEPDTFEEELED; encoded by the coding sequence ATGAGCGATTTAATGGATGCACTGACGGTTCTTGAGAAGGAAAAGGGAATTAGCAAAGATGTTATCGTGGAAGCGATTGAAGCTGCACTCATCTCTGCCTACAAAAGAAATTTCCACCAAGCTCAAAATGTCCGCGTGGATTTCAATCAAGATACAGGAAGTGTAAAAGTATTCGCAAGAAAGAATGTTGTAGAGGAAATTGAGGATAGTCGACTTGAAATTTCGGTTGATCAAGCGAAAGAGATGAACCCTCAATATGAAGCTGGAGATGTTGTGGAATTAGAAGTCACACCGAAAGACTTCGGCCGTATTGCCGCTCAAACAGCAAAGCAAGTCGTCACGCAACGTGTCCGTGAAGCGGAAAGAGGCATCATCTATTCCGAATTCATCGATCGGGAAGAAGACATCATCACGGGTGTCGTCCAACGTCAGGACCACCGTTTCATGTATGTTGACCTTGGGAGAGTAGAAGCATTGCTCCCTACATCCGAACAGATTCAATCGGAATCCTATAAGACAAATGACCGAATCAAAGTGTTCATCACCAAAGTGGAAAAGACGACAAAAGGTCCCCAAATCATGGTTTCTAGAACACACCCTGGTCTCTTAAAACGATTGTTCGAATTGGAAGTGCCTGAAATCTATGATGGTACAGTTGAGATCAAATCGATTTCACGTGAAGCAGGTGACCGTTCAAAGATTTCCGTTCATGCAGAAGATCCTGAAGTCGATCCTGTAGGATCCTGCGTCGGACCAAGAGGACAACGGGTCCAAACCATCGTTAATGAATTACACGGTGAAAAAATTGATATTGTCAGATGGTCAAACGACCCTGTTGAATATGTAGCAAATGCATTAAGTCCATCAAAAGTACTTGAAGTCCAAGTGAATGAAGAAGAAAAAATGACCAGAGTCATCGTTCCTGACTATCAGCTATCTTTGGCAATTGGTAAGAGAGGTCAAAATGCTAGATTAGCTGCTAAATTGACAGGTTGGAAAATTGACATCAAGAGCGAATCTGAAGCGGTTGAACAAGGATTGTATGATCCTAACCAACAGCCTGCCGAAGAACCGGACACATTTGAGGAAGAACTGGAAGATTAA
- a CDS encoding YlxQ family RNA-binding protein, which produces MKSSWTSLLGLANRAGKCVSGEELVLNEIRKRRAKMILLANDASANTRKKVIDKCTYYQIPYYIVPNRYELGNAIGKEQRVTVAVIDNGFTEKLKTLIDQ; this is translated from the coding sequence ATGAAGTCATCATGGACCTCCTTATTAGGCTTAGCCAATCGTGCAGGCAAATGCGTCTCAGGTGAAGAACTCGTACTTAACGAAATCCGGAAGCGTCGTGCCAAAATGATCTTGCTAGCCAATGATGCATCCGCCAATACAAGAAAGAAAGTAATTGATAAATGTACTTATTATCAAATTCCTTATTATATCGTTCCGAATCGATATGAGTTGGGAAATGCAATTGGGAAAGAACAACGGGTGACCGTTGCTGTGATCGATAATGGATTTACGGAGAAATTGAAAACCTTAATCGATCAATAA
- the infB gene encoding translation initiation factor IF-2, producing MSKMRVYEYAKKNNVQSKDVIQKLKTMNIEVSNHMSTIEDTTVNKLDAAFQPKKNESKENSPSKKPANQSDRQKSNKPENRNNNRQNSDNRGSGRPDQRPGGNKQQGSNNNNRGNRKPNNNDNRGNNRPNKGRGGRNNRSGNNQPQTPRREPVKPKMPEKITFEGSLTVGEMAKKLHIESSEIIKKLMGLGVMATINQELDKETIELVAADFNVEVEEEIIIDETNFEENEIEEDESKLMIRPPVVTIMGHVDHGKTTLLDSIRKTKVAAGEAGGITQHIGAYQIKENDKPITFLDTPGHAAFTTMRARGAQVTDITILVVAADDGVMPQTIEAINHAKAAGVPIIVAVNKMDKEGANPDRVMQELTEHELIPEDWGGETIFVKLSAISGEGIDELLEMILLVAEMEEHKANPERFANGTVIEAQLDKGRGPVATLLVQGGTLEVGDPIVVGNTFGRVRAMVNDLGRRVKKAGPSTPVEITGLNDVPNAGDQFRVFKDEKKARSIGEARAKRQIEQQRRESSKLNLDDLFDQIKEGDIKEINVILKADVQGSVEALASSLQKIDVEGVKVKIIHTGVGAIAESDIILASASNAIIIGFNVRPDSNAKRTAEAEKVDIRLHRIIYNVIDEIESAMKGMLDPIYQEKVIGQVEVRTTFKVSKVGTIAGCYVTEGKITRESGVRLIRDGIVVFEGEVDTLKRYKDDAKEVATGYECGITLEKYNDIKEGDIIEAYVMEEVERK from the coding sequence ATGAGTAAGATGCGCGTTTATGAATATGCGAAAAAAAATAATGTGCAAAGTAAAGATGTAATCCAAAAGTTGAAAACAATGAATATAGAAGTATCCAATCATATGTCTACGATCGAAGATACGACAGTGAACAAGCTGGATGCTGCTTTCCAACCAAAGAAGAATGAAAGCAAGGAGAATTCTCCTTCAAAGAAACCTGCCAATCAATCAGACCGACAGAAAAGTAACAAACCTGAAAATCGTAATAACAACAGACAAAATAGCGACAACCGGGGATCAGGTCGACCTGATCAACGTCCTGGGGGTAATAAACAACAAGGGTCTAACAACAATAACCGGGGCAACCGTAAACCGAACAACAATGATAACCGAGGAAACAATCGTCCCAATAAAGGTAGAGGCGGAAGGAACAACCGTTCTGGTAACAACCAGCCTCAAACACCTCGTAGAGAGCCTGTAAAGCCTAAGATGCCTGAAAAGATTACATTCGAAGGTTCATTGACGGTTGGAGAAATGGCAAAGAAGCTACACATCGAATCCTCTGAAATCATCAAGAAATTGATGGGGCTCGGTGTAATGGCGACCATCAACCAGGAGCTTGATAAAGAGACGATCGAGCTTGTAGCGGCTGACTTCAATGTCGAAGTCGAAGAAGAAATCATCATTGACGAAACGAATTTCGAAGAAAACGAAATTGAAGAAGATGAAAGCAAATTGATGATCCGTCCACCTGTCGTGACTATCATGGGACACGTCGACCATGGTAAGACGACGTTGTTGGATTCAATTCGAAAAACGAAGGTTGCTGCTGGTGAAGCAGGCGGAATTACGCAACATATCGGGGCTTATCAGATCAAGGAAAACGACAAACCGATCACCTTCTTGGATACACCTGGTCACGCAGCATTCACAACGATGCGTGCGCGCGGGGCACAAGTTACCGATATTACGATTCTAGTCGTAGCCGCAGACGATGGTGTCATGCCACAAACGATCGAAGCGATCAACCATGCGAAAGCAGCCGGTGTACCGATCATCGTTGCTGTCAACAAGATGGATAAAGAAGGTGCCAATCCGGACCGTGTCATGCAGGAATTGACAGAGCATGAATTGATTCCTGAAGACTGGGGTGGAGAAACGATTTTCGTCAAGCTTTCTGCAATCAGCGGGGAAGGGATTGATGAATTGCTAGAAATGATTCTTCTTGTCGCTGAAATGGAAGAGCACAAAGCAAATCCAGAACGCTTTGCAAACGGTACGGTCATTGAAGCGCAATTGGATAAAGGCCGCGGGCCTGTCGCTACACTCCTTGTACAAGGTGGGACGCTTGAAGTCGGTGACCCGATCGTTGTCGGTAATACGTTCGGTCGCGTACGTGCGATGGTTAATGATCTAGGCCGCCGTGTGAAAAAAGCGGGTCCATCTACGCCTGTGGAAATTACCGGTTTAAACGATGTTCCTAATGCTGGTGATCAGTTCAGGGTCTTCAAGGATGAAAAGAAGGCTCGTTCCATCGGTGAAGCTCGTGCCAAGCGTCAAATCGAACAACAAAGAAGAGAATCCTCTAAACTGAACCTGGATGATCTCTTCGATCAAATTAAAGAAGGAGACATCAAGGAAATCAATGTCATCCTGAAAGCAGATGTACAAGGATCGGTTGAAGCACTTGCCAGCTCCTTGCAGAAGATCGACGTAGAGGGTGTGAAAGTCAAAATCATCCATACCGGTGTCGGTGCTATTGCTGAATCCGATATCATCCTGGCATCTGCATCAAATGCAATCATCATCGGCTTCAACGTTCGTCCGGATAGTAATGCGAAACGAACAGCAGAGGCTGAGAAGGTTGACATTCGACTGCATCGAATCATTTACAACGTCATCGATGAAATTGAATCAGCGATGAAAGGGATGCTTGACCCTATTTATCAGGAAAAGGTCATCGGTCAAGTTGAAGTACGTACAACCTTCAAAGTTTCAAAGGTTGGTACAATTGCCGGCTGTTATGTAACGGAAGGTAAAATCACACGTGAGTCAGGCGTGCGTCTCATCCGTGATGGAATCGTTGTTTTTGAAGGTGAAGTCGATACGTTGAAACGTTATAAAGATGATGCGAAAGAAGTCGCAACAGGATATGAATGTGGAATCACCCTTGAGAAATACAACGATATCAAGGAAGGCGACATCATCGAAGCTTATGTGATGGAAGAAGTAGAACGTAAATGA